In bacterium, the following proteins share a genomic window:
- a CDS encoding aspartate-semialdehyde dehydrogenase: MRIAVLGATGLVGRTMLKLLESFAWVDAPPLALASPRSAGQRVPWRGGELTCRAVDAACFAGVDLALFSAGGGPSREWAPVAVAAGAVVIDNSSAWRQDPDIALVVPEINGRLVDGMRAGIIANPNCSTIQVAQAVAPLERAWGLDEVHVTTFQAVSGAGQKAVAELARQSAGEPPAGNIFPRPIAGNVIPAIGAALDDGSYEEEAKVLRELRKILGRDESLKVTCTAVRVPVVNGHSAAVRVVCASPVTPVQACAAMAAWPGLEVVADPCDYATPREIDGRNIVHVGRLRQDPGDPQALLCWVVADNVLKGAAWNAVQIAARVAGKDIA, encoded by the coding sequence ATGCGCATCGCCGTGCTCGGCGCCACCGGCCTTGTGGGCCGGACCATGCTGAAGCTGCTGGAATCGTTCGCCTGGGTCGACGCCCCGCCGCTCGCGCTGGCCTCGCCGCGCAGCGCCGGCCAGCGCGTGCCCTGGCGTGGCGGGGAACTGACCTGCCGCGCCGTCGACGCGGCTTGTTTCGCGGGCGTGGACCTGGCCCTGTTCAGCGCCGGCGGCGGCCCGAGTCGCGAGTGGGCGCCCGTGGCGGTGGCGGCCGGCGCCGTCGTCATCGACAATTCGTCGGCCTGGCGGCAGGACCCGGACATCGCCCTCGTGGTGCCCGAGATCAACGGCCGGCTGGTGGACGGCATGCGCGCCGGCATCATCGCCAATCCCAACTGCTCGACGATCCAGGTGGCGCAGGCCGTGGCCCCGCTCGAACGCGCGTGGGGCCTGGACGAAGTCCACGTCACCACGTTCCAGGCCGTTTCCGGCGCGGGACAGAAGGCGGTTGCCGAACTGGCGCGCCAGTCCGCAGGGGAGCCGCCCGCGGGCAACATCTTTCCGCGGCCCATCGCCGGCAACGTGATCCCCGCGATCGGCGCCGCCCTCGACGACGGTTCCTACGAGGAAGAGGCGAAGGTGCTGCGCGAGCTGCGCAAGATCCTCGGGCGCGACGAAAGCCTGAAGGTGACCTGCACCGCCGTGCGCGTGCCGGTGGTCAACGGCCACTCGGCGGCCGTGCGCGTCGTCTGCGCCAGTCCCGTCACGCCGGTGCAGGCCTGTGCCGCCATGGCGGCCTGGCCCGGCCTCGAGGTGGTGGCCGATCCGTGCGACTACGCCACGCCGCGCGAGATCGACGGCCGCAACATCGTCCATGTGGGCCGCCTGCGGCAGGACCCGGGCGACCCGCAGGCCCTGCTCTGCTGGGTCGTGGCCGACAACGTCCTGAAGGGCGCCGCCTGGAACGCCGTGCAGATCGCTGCGCGCGTGGCCGGGAAGGACATCGCGTGA